From Streptomyces sp. NBC_00237, a single genomic window includes:
- the arfB gene encoding alternative ribosome rescue aminoacyl-tRNA hydrolase ArfB: MSGPYVIRGSVSLPEAELMWRFSRSSGPGGQHVNTSDTRVELRFDLAKTEALPEVWKARALERLAGRLVDGVVSVQAAEHRSQWRNRETAAVRLASLLAEASAPPPKPRRATKIPRGINERRLREKKQRSQTKGGRSGRSWD, translated from the coding sequence ATGTCTGGTCCCTACGTCATCCGTGGCTCCGTCTCCCTCCCGGAGGCCGAGCTCATGTGGCGTTTCTCCAGGTCGTCGGGGCCGGGCGGGCAGCACGTGAACACCTCCGACACCCGCGTCGAGCTGCGTTTCGACCTCGCGAAGACGGAAGCGCTGCCCGAGGTGTGGAAGGCGCGCGCCCTGGAGCGGCTGGCCGGGAGGCTGGTCGACGGTGTCGTCTCCGTACAGGCCGCTGAGCACCGCTCGCAGTGGAGGAACCGGGAGACGGCCGCCGTACGGCTCGCCTCGCTGCTCGCGGAGGCGTCCGCGCCACCGCCCAAGCCGAGGCGGGCGACCAAGATCCCACGGGGGATCAACGAGCGGCGGCTGCGGGAGAAGAAGCAGCGGAGCCAGACCAAGGGCGGCCGGTCCGGACGCAGCTGGGACTGA
- a CDS encoding class II fructose-bisphosphate aldolase — translation MPLHPTGDLIAAATAQGTALAAFNVITLEHAEAIAAGAEQANSPAVLQISENAVRFHGGNVLAIAAAAAAVARSSSAPLSLHLDHVVSVELLHAAHEAGFSSAMFDASKLSYDDNVKATAEAVRWGHRRGIWIEAELGKVGGKEGEAALDAHTPGVRTDPQEAATYVADTGVDALAVAVGSSHAMTERTATLDHTLIAALKEAVPVPLVLHGSSGVPDDEIRRAVAAGMVKINVGTALNTAFTGAARAYLEANPSTVDPRKYLTPGRDAMAATVAHFLTTVK, via the coding sequence ATGCCCCTCCACCCCACCGGCGACCTCATCGCCGCCGCCACAGCCCAAGGCACCGCCCTCGCCGCCTTCAACGTCATCACCCTCGAACACGCCGAAGCCATCGCGGCCGGAGCCGAACAAGCCAACTCCCCCGCCGTCCTCCAGATCTCCGAGAACGCCGTCAGGTTCCACGGCGGCAACGTCCTCGCCATCGCCGCCGCAGCCGCCGCCGTCGCCCGCTCCTCCTCGGCCCCGCTCTCCCTCCACCTCGACCACGTCGTCTCCGTCGAGCTCCTGCACGCCGCCCACGAGGCAGGCTTCAGCTCCGCGATGTTCGACGCCTCGAAGCTGAGCTACGACGACAACGTCAAGGCCACCGCCGAAGCCGTCCGCTGGGGCCACCGGCGCGGCATCTGGATCGAGGCCGAACTCGGCAAGGTCGGCGGCAAGGAAGGGGAGGCCGCACTCGACGCGCACACCCCCGGGGTAAGGACCGACCCCCAGGAGGCCGCCACTTACGTCGCGGACACCGGCGTCGACGCCCTCGCCGTCGCGGTCGGCTCCTCGCACGCCATGACCGAACGCACGGCCACCCTCGACCACACCCTGATCGCCGCGCTCAAGGAGGCCGTCCCGGTCCCCCTCGTCCTGCACGGCTCCTCCGGTGTCCCGGACGACGAGATCCGCCGTGCCGTGGCCGCCGGAATGGTCAAGATCAACGTCGGCACGGCCCTCAACACGGCCTTCACGGGCGCGGCCCGCGCGTACCTGGAGGCGAACCCCTCCACCGTCGACCCGCGCAAGTACCTCACCCCCGGCCGCGACGCGATGGCCGCGACGGTGGCGCACTTCCTGACGACGGTCAAGTAG
- a CDS encoding TerD family protein, producing MAVSLSKGGNVSLSKEAPGLTAVTVGLGWDVRTTTGTEFDLDASAIAVNPAGKVYSDGHFVFFNNKATPDQSIVHTGDNRSGEGEGDDEQINVNLAALPADVDKIVFPVSIYDAESRSQNFGQVRNAYIRIVNQAGGTELARYDLSEDAATETAMVFGELYRNGAEWKFRAVGQGYASGLTGIAQDFGVSV from the coding sequence ATGGCAGTCAGCCTCAGCAAGGGTGGCAACGTTTCGCTCTCCAAGGAGGCCCCGGGCCTGACCGCCGTCACGGTCGGCCTCGGTTGGGACGTCCGCACGACCACGGGCACGGAGTTCGACCTCGACGCCTCCGCCATCGCGGTGAACCCCGCGGGCAAGGTCTACTCGGACGGCCACTTCGTCTTCTTCAACAACAAGGCGACGCCGGACCAGTCCATCGTGCACACCGGCGACAACCGCTCCGGTGAGGGCGAGGGCGACGACGAGCAGATCAACGTCAACCTGGCCGCGCTGCCCGCCGACGTCGACAAGATCGTCTTCCCGGTCTCGATCTACGACGCGGAGTCCCGCTCGCAGAACTTCGGCCAGGTCCGCAACGCGTACATCCGCATCGTGAACCAGGCCGGCGGCACCGAGCTCGCCCGCTACGACCTGAGCGAGGACGCCGCCACCGAGACCGCGATGGTCTTCGGCGAGCTGTACCGCAACGGCGCCGAGTGGAAGTTCCGCGCCGTGGGCCAGGGCTACGCCTCGGGCCTCACGGGCATCGCCCAGGACTTCGGCGTCAGCGTCTGA
- the cdgB gene encoding diguanylate cyclase CdgB → MEAESEPYVRLATLRQLHQVVADLNTARSLSDTVQAVADGIVTGLGYELACVNLVRPDGDLVVAAFAGNTAAEALITGRVGSRGSWERRLLMGERWGALHFIPHHEGWVLMEDDVPQWHTEGPDPRFADEWHPRDRLYAPMYASGGEGELIGVISVDRPRGGRRPGAWGQEALTMYASQAAIAITNARLRSNMQRALVRLEREQQALRASEESFRQAFEYAPSGMAIAEMGGDQHGRLLRTNDALCRLLGRPASAMRRYSFADLVHHEDVGTLLRTSAEGGRAELRLQRRDGSFVWVNLRNSVVADTADGPRFLLTHVEDIEERKRHELHLAHRASHDSLTGLPNSAELRARLSARLCRRPHAVRATAVEALDAAYDGAYDQGLTYGDGSGGPVAYDDGFYGDPMSPRGSANPMGSAGSMGLMEEGDPGFYDHHVHTVAPQEGAGEGAPGHPDDGTKGLAVLFCDLDGFKSINDRFGHQAGDAVLIEVARRLTTCVRDGDTVARLGGDEFVVLADGLGNADAADLAVRLRNAIIPPIRVDGRAVRVGASFGIGWAECGMTVEEVLQSADQRMYIEKRSRSKVHRRAG, encoded by the coding sequence ATGGAGGCCGAGTCGGAGCCGTACGTCCGTCTTGCGACCCTGCGGCAACTGCACCAGGTGGTCGCTGACCTCAACACCGCACGCAGTCTGTCGGACACCGTGCAGGCCGTCGCCGACGGCATCGTCACCGGTCTCGGATACGAGCTGGCGTGTGTGAATCTCGTACGTCCCGACGGTGATCTCGTCGTGGCCGCTTTCGCGGGGAACACCGCGGCCGAGGCCCTCATCACCGGCCGGGTCGGCTCGCGCGGCTCGTGGGAGCGGCGGCTGCTGATGGGCGAGCGGTGGGGCGCACTCCACTTCATCCCGCACCACGAGGGCTGGGTGCTGATGGAGGACGACGTTCCGCAGTGGCACACGGAGGGGCCCGATCCGCGCTTCGCCGACGAATGGCACCCCAGAGACCGCCTGTACGCGCCGATGTACGCATCGGGCGGCGAGGGCGAACTGATCGGCGTGATCTCCGTCGACCGCCCGCGCGGCGGACGCCGCCCCGGCGCATGGGGCCAGGAAGCGCTCACGATGTACGCCTCCCAGGCCGCCATCGCCATCACCAACGCTCGGCTCAGGTCGAACATGCAGCGCGCCCTGGTCCGCCTGGAGCGGGAACAGCAGGCCCTGCGCGCCAGTGAGGAATCCTTCCGCCAAGCCTTCGAGTACGCGCCCAGCGGCATGGCCATCGCCGAGATGGGCGGCGACCAGCACGGCCGCCTGCTGCGCACGAACGACGCGCTGTGCCGCCTGCTGGGCCGCCCCGCCTCCGCCATGCGCCGGTACTCCTTCGCCGACCTCGTCCACCACGAGGACGTCGGTACGCTGCTGCGCACGTCGGCGGAGGGCGGGCGCGCCGAACTCCGCCTCCAGCGCCGCGACGGCAGCTTCGTCTGGGTCAACCTGCGCAACTCCGTCGTCGCCGACACCGCCGACGGGCCCCGCTTCCTCCTCACCCACGTCGAGGACATCGAGGAGCGCAAGCGGCACGAACTGCACCTCGCGCACCGCGCCTCCCACGACTCCCTCACCGGCCTGCCCAACAGCGCGGAGCTGAGGGCCCGGCTCTCCGCCCGCCTGTGCCGTCGCCCGCACGCGGTGCGCGCGACGGCGGTGGAGGCGCTGGACGCGGCGTACGACGGTGCGTACGACCAGGGGCTGACGTACGGCGACGGCAGTGGTGGACCGGTGGCGTACGACGACGGGTTCTACGGCGACCCGATGAGCCCGAGGGGCTCGGCGAACCCGATGGGTTCCGCCGGCTCCATGGGGCTGATGGAGGAGGGCGACCCCGGTTTCTACGACCACCACGTGCACACGGTCGCGCCTCAGGAAGGTGCGGGGGAGGGCGCCCCCGGGCATCCCGACGACGGCACGAAGGGGCTCGCGGTGCTGTTCTGCGACCTCGACGGCTTCAAGTCCATCAATGACCGCTTCGGGCACCAGGCCGGTGATGCGGTTCTGATCGAAGTGGCACGACGACTGACCACCTGTGTCCGGGACGGCGACACTGTGGCGCGGCTCGGCGGTGACGAGTTCGTGGTGCTGGCGGACGGTCTTGGCAACGCGGACGCGGCTGATCTCGCGGTCCGGCTGCGCAACGCGATCATCCCGCCGATCCGGGTGGACGGGCGCGCGGTCCGGGTCGGGGCGAGCTTCGGCATCGGGTGGGCGGAGTGCGGGATGACGGTGGAGGAAGTCCTCCAGTCCGCCGACCAGCGGATGTACATCGAGAAGCGGTCCCGTTCGAAAGTGCACCGGCGCGCGGGATAG
- the nagA gene encoding N-acetylglucosamine-6-phosphate deacetylase, which yields MASSKVQVLSGAKVVLPTGTVDGGRVIVDGTRIAGALPDTASASPTLDLTGHWIVPGFVDMHVHGGGGASFTSGTTEEVLRGIETHRHHGTTTMVASTVTNDMDFLVNRAALLAELVQQGDLAGLHFEGPFISPCRKGAHSESLLRDPDPADVRKLMDAAHGTAKMFTLATELPGGLDSVRLLAENDVIAAIGHTDATYEQTVEAIDAGATVATHLYNAMPAIGHRTPGPIVALLEDERVTVELINDGTHLHPAAFQFAYHHAGASRVALITDAMDAAGFGDGQYQLGPLAVEVLDGVARLVEGGSIAGSTLTLDTAFRRSVTVDGLSVDDAVRSLSANPARLLGVDDRVGSLDPGKDADLVVLDAEFTVVGVMRKGEWVIEPQVG from the coding sequence ATGGCCAGCAGCAAGGTCCAGGTCCTGTCCGGCGCCAAGGTGGTGCTCCCCACCGGCACCGTCGACGGCGGCCGGGTCATCGTCGACGGCACGAGGATCGCGGGAGCGCTCCCCGACACCGCGTCGGCCTCCCCCACGCTCGACCTGACCGGCCACTGGATCGTCCCCGGCTTCGTGGACATGCACGTCCACGGCGGCGGCGGCGCGTCCTTCACCTCCGGCACCACGGAGGAGGTCCTCCGGGGCATCGAGACCCACCGCCACCACGGCACGACGACGATGGTCGCCTCCACCGTCACCAACGACATGGACTTCCTGGTCAACCGCGCGGCCCTCCTCGCCGAGCTGGTCCAGCAGGGCGACCTGGCGGGCCTCCACTTCGAGGGCCCGTTCATCTCCCCGTGCCGCAAGGGCGCGCACAGCGAGTCGCTGCTCCGCGACCCGGACCCCGCCGACGTGCGCAAGCTGATGGACGCCGCGCACGGCACGGCCAAGATGTTCACGCTCGCCACCGAACTGCCCGGCGGCCTCGACTCCGTACGCCTCCTCGCCGAGAACGACGTGATCGCCGCGATCGGCCACACGGACGCCACGTACGAGCAGACCGTCGAGGCGATCGACGCGGGCGCCACCGTCGCCACGCACCTCTACAACGCGATGCCCGCGATCGGCCACCGCACCCCGGGCCCGATCGTCGCGCTCCTCGAAGACGAGCGTGTCACCGTCGAGCTGATCAACGACGGCACGCACCTGCACCCCGCCGCCTTCCAGTTCGCGTACCACCACGCGGGCGCGTCCCGCGTCGCGCTGATCACGGACGCGATGGACGCGGCGGGCTTCGGCGACGGCCAGTACCAGCTCGGCCCGCTCGCCGTCGAGGTGCTGGACGGCGTCGCACGCCTCGTCGAGGGCGGCTCCATCGCGGGCTCGACCCTGACCCTGGACACCGCCTTCCGCCGCTCGGTCACCGTCGACGGCCTCTCGGTCGACGACGCCGTACGCTCCCTGTCCGCCAACCCGGCCCGCCTGCTGGGCGTGGACGACAGGGTCGGCTCGCTCGACCCGGGCAAGGACGCGGACCTGGTCGTGCTCGACGCGGAGTTCACGGTCGTCGGCGTGATGCGCAAGGGCGAATGGGTGATTGAACCCCAAGTGGGTTGA
- a CDS encoding 1-phosphofructokinase family hexose kinase yields MARILTVTLNTALDLTHHVPELVPHTSHRVTDVRERPGGKGLNVARVLSALGHDTIVTGFAGGSTGEVLRTLLAAELPADALVPTAGNTRRTLAIVDASTGDTTQLNEPGPTISPSEWESFLLSYESQLSGGTAAVALCGSLPPGIHVGAYADLVRRARAAGVPVLLDTSGEPLLRGIAARPDLVKPNSDELFQLTGSRDAYAASAEARRKGAHAVVASLGPDGILASTDAGVWQATPPALVRGNPTGAGDSAVAALLDGLVRGLPWPERIARAVALSAATVAAPAAGEFDTETYASLLPQVKVTQRTAGPTLP; encoded by the coding sequence ATGGCCAGGATCCTCACCGTCACGCTGAACACCGCACTCGACCTCACCCACCACGTCCCCGAACTCGTCCCCCACACCTCCCACCGCGTCACGGACGTGAGGGAACGCCCCGGCGGCAAGGGCCTCAACGTGGCGCGCGTGCTCTCCGCCCTCGGCCACGACACGATCGTCACGGGCTTCGCGGGCGGCTCCACCGGCGAGGTCCTCCGCACCCTCCTCGCCGCCGAACTCCCCGCCGACGCGCTGGTCCCCACCGCCGGGAACACCCGCCGCACCCTCGCGATCGTCGACGCGTCGACCGGCGACACGACCCAGCTCAACGAGCCGGGACCGACGATCAGCCCCTCCGAGTGGGAGTCCTTCCTCCTCTCGTACGAGTCCCAGCTGAGCGGCGGCACGGCGGCGGTGGCCCTCTGCGGGAGCCTGCCGCCCGGCATCCACGTGGGCGCGTACGCCGACCTGGTCCGCCGCGCCAGGGCGGCCGGGGTCCCGGTCCTGCTGGACACCAGCGGGGAACCCCTGTTGCGGGGCATCGCCGCCCGCCCCGATCTGGTCAAGCCGAACTCCGACGAGCTCTTCCAGCTCACGGGGTCGCGGGACGCGTACGCCGCGTCGGCGGAGGCACGGAGGAAGGGGGCGCACGCGGTGGTGGCCTCGCTCGGCCCGGACGGCATCCTCGCCAGCACCGACGCGGGGGTGTGGCAGGCCACGCCTCCTGCGCTGGTGCGAGGGAACCCCACCGGGGCCGGTGACTCGGCGGTGGCCGCTCTTCTGGACGGTCTGGTACGCGGCCTCCCCTGGCCGGAGCGGATCGCCCGGGCGGTGGCCCTGTCGGCGGCGACGGTCGCCGCTCCCGCCGCAGGCGAATTCGACACGGAGACCTACGCCTCCCTACTCCCCCAAGTCAAGGTCACCCAACGGACTGCGGGCCCCACACTTCCGTGA
- a CDS encoding carbohydrate-binding protein: MTAANNGTGTPEDDDPFGYLYEDGRAAGAQPPSSGGGYGYPSASSQRGVPRTSYNQVRPVGERQYGQQGQGQQGQGQATQAFPQQGQPGQQQYGQPNAHYAAPETQPGGAPRGPAESPGDQGRGGRGRGPNTRGLLIGAIAVVAAVVIGIGVALINGKDKPEDKASGKDGATSGQQQKPSPTAEPTEGDKPPTELPKSDAALLMLSPGLSAVKDVPGATSDSKTYVPLSQPNSSATWTVKVPEAGQYKLSVDYGVPGRDTKADLTVNGKPHQTGLRMKNFANAQADAWDKGWTNTWAQVSAKQGENTFVISCPAGCEVNLDRVALQPLKKQ, encoded by the coding sequence ATGACGGCCGCGAACAACGGCACGGGCACGCCTGAGGACGACGATCCGTTCGGCTACCTCTACGAGGACGGACGTGCGGCGGGCGCTCAGCCGCCGAGCTCGGGCGGCGGCTACGGCTACCCGAGCGCGTCGTCGCAGCGCGGGGTCCCCAGGACGTCGTACAACCAGGTCCGGCCGGTCGGCGAGCGCCAGTACGGGCAGCAGGGTCAGGGCCAGCAGGGCCAGGGTCAGGCGACCCAGGCGTTCCCGCAGCAGGGCCAGCCGGGACAGCAGCAGTACGGGCAGCCCAACGCGCACTACGCGGCCCCCGAGACGCAGCCGGGCGGCGCCCCTCGCGGTCCGGCCGAGTCGCCGGGCGACCAGGGGCGCGGCGGGCGCGGGCGCGGGCCCAACACCCGGGGGCTGCTGATCGGCGCGATCGCGGTGGTCGCGGCCGTGGTGATCGGCATCGGTGTGGCGCTGATCAACGGCAAGGACAAGCCGGAGGACAAGGCGTCCGGCAAGGACGGCGCGACCTCGGGCCAGCAGCAGAAGCCGTCGCCGACGGCGGAGCCGACCGAGGGCGACAAGCCGCCGACGGAGCTGCCGAAGTCGGATGCGGCGCTGTTGATGCTGTCGCCGGGGCTGAGTGCGGTGAAGGACGTGCCGGGGGCGACGTCCGATTCGAAGACGTACGTGCCGCTGAGCCAGCCGAATTCGTCGGCGACGTGGACGGTGAAGGTGCCGGAGGCGGGTCAGTACAAGCTGTCCGTCGATTACGGAGTGCCGGGCCGCGATACCAAGGCCGACCTGACGGTCAACGGCAAGCCGCACCAGACCGGGCTGCGGATGAAGAACTTCGCCAATGCTCAGGCCGACGCCTGGGACAAGGGCTGGACCAACACCTGGGCCCAGGTGAGCGCCAAGCAGGGCGAGAACACGTTCGTGATCTCGTGCCCGGCCGGGTGTGAGGTCAACCTGGACAGAGTGGCGTTGCAGCCGCTGAAGAAGCAGTAG
- a CDS encoding ROK family protein produces MKHVIALDVGGTGMKAALVAPNGTLLHEARRPTGRDRGPDAVVESILAFADDLRTHGETHFGEPASAAGVIVPGIVDAENGIALYAANLGWSDVPMRTLLSERLGGIPVALGHDVRTGGLAEGRIGAGQGADRFLFVPLGTGIAGAIGINNTIEEGAHASAGEIGHIVVRPGGVDCGCGQRGCLERYASASAVSLAWATATGDPTADAADCAKAVEDDDPRALAVWREAVDALADGLVTALTLLDPRTIIVGGGLAEAGETLFAPLRKAVEDRVTFQKLPTIVPAALGDTAGCLGAGLLAWDLLATYEEPSTPTTSPTTPTTNPTTPTTSPTAPPAHPTTPPTHAMHTDVMAPTEVSD; encoded by the coding sequence GTGAAACACGTCATCGCCCTCGATGTAGGCGGCACCGGCATGAAAGCCGCCCTGGTCGCCCCCAACGGCACCCTCCTCCACGAGGCCCGCCGCCCCACCGGCCGGGACCGCGGCCCGGACGCCGTCGTCGAGTCGATACTCGCCTTCGCCGACGACCTCCGCACCCACGGCGAAACCCACTTCGGCGAACCCGCGTCCGCCGCCGGCGTGATCGTCCCCGGCATCGTCGACGCCGAGAACGGCATCGCCCTGTACGCCGCGAACCTCGGCTGGTCCGACGTCCCGATGCGCACGCTCCTCTCCGAGCGCCTCGGCGGCATCCCCGTCGCGCTGGGCCACGACGTCCGCACGGGCGGCCTCGCCGAGGGCCGCATCGGCGCGGGCCAGGGTGCCGACCGGTTCCTCTTCGTACCGCTCGGCACCGGCATCGCGGGCGCGATCGGCATCAACAACACCATCGAAGAGGGAGCTCACGCCTCCGCGGGCGAGATCGGCCACATCGTCGTCCGCCCCGGCGGCGTCGACTGCGGCTGCGGCCAGCGCGGCTGCCTGGAGCGCTACGCCTCCGCGTCCGCCGTCTCCCTCGCCTGGGCCACGGCCACCGGTGACCCCACCGCCGACGCAGCCGACTGCGCGAAGGCGGTCGAGGACGACGACCCCCGAGCCCTCGCCGTCTGGCGCGAGGCCGTCGACGCCCTCGCCGACGGCCTGGTCACCGCGCTGACCCTCCTCGACCCGCGCACGATCATCGTGGGCGGCGGCCTGGCCGAGGCGGGGGAAACCCTGTTCGCCCCCCTGCGCAAAGCGGTGGAGGACCGCGTGACCTTCCAGAAGCTCCCGACGATCGTCCCGGCCGCCCTCGGCGACACGGCGGGATGTCTCGGCGCGGGCCTCCTCGCCTGGGACCTCCTGGCGACGTACGAAGAACCCAGCACGCCCACCACGAGCCCCACCACGCCCACCACGAACCCCACCACGCCCACCACGAGCCCCACCGCACCCCCGGCGCACCCCACCACACCCCCCACCCACGCCATGCACACCGACGTCATGGCCCCCACGGAGGTATCCGACTGA
- a CDS encoding flavin reductase family protein, with protein sequence MVPPSVDHVLQTTEATPQSTLPSPRPSLIPHPEGVSDDEFRAAMSRLTAGVTLVTAHDEDGGPRGEDVGMTATAFMSVSLEPPLVMISLRNGSRMDDLLEEQPLWAVSLLSESQRHIAGRFAMKGRLSDRLLFEDIPWKRGEVSGAPLVGGALAVVECRTEQRVVAGDHTLVIGRVLAVDLPSTDGGPLTYFRGRYRQLS encoded by the coding sequence ATGGTCCCGCCTAGCGTTGATCATGTGTTGCAGACGACTGAAGCCACCCCGCAAAGCACCCTCCCTTCACCCCGCCCGTCCCTGATCCCCCATCCTGAGGGGGTGAGCGATGACGAGTTCCGCGCTGCGATGTCCCGCTTGACGGCGGGCGTGACGCTGGTGACGGCCCATGACGAGGACGGCGGCCCGCGCGGCGAGGACGTCGGGATGACGGCGACCGCCTTCATGTCGGTGTCCCTGGAACCACCGCTGGTGATGATCAGCCTGCGCAACGGCTCCCGCATGGACGACCTGCTGGAGGAGCAGCCCCTGTGGGCGGTCTCCCTGCTCTCCGAGAGCCAGCGGCACATCGCGGGGCGGTTCGCGATGAAGGGCCGTCTGAGCGACCGGCTCCTCTTCGAGGACATCCCGTGGAAGCGCGGCGAGGTGTCGGGTGCGCCGCTCGTGGGGGGCGCGCTGGCGGTCGTGGAGTGCCGTACGGAACAGCGCGTGGTGGCGGGCGACCACACCCTGGTGATCGGCCGCGTCCTGGCCGTGGATCTGCCGAGTACGGACGGCGGCCCGCTGACGTACTTCCGGGGCAGGTACCGCCAGCTGAGCTGA
- a CDS encoding ABC transporter substrate-binding protein: MERAVQRRYLGLTAAVAALAMATTVSGCGTVGGTGGDVTLKLVAADYNLDGGDGTKKYWDKLAKKFEAKNPGIKVDVQIYSWDDVDRKVGEMVKAGEAPDMAQIGAYADYAADGKLYSVPEMLSIPTQANFVNALAETGKVNRVQYGMPFVASTRQLFYNKTLFEKAGISGAPETWNELAADAKKLKGKGVNYPFALPLGPEEAQAETLNWMLAGGSGYVDDIGTYSLNSADNINAFEFLKTKLVMPGLTGPVAPGKLNRKAAFEAFAKGEVGMLNGHPSLMQQAEKNGVKYEMAPLPSSDGKARPSMGVADWMMGFKQNGHRKEIGKFLDFAFDDENVLAFADEFDLLPVTVSASEKMAADSKHQKVHKFLEALSSSQSYPSAKTSWARVSENIKQEIGNAVEPNNTPGAVLGVLSREAAALDSAALQ, from the coding sequence GTGGAACGGGCTGTGCAGCGGCGCTACTTGGGTCTGACCGCGGCAGTCGCCGCACTCGCGATGGCAACGACCGTCTCCGGCTGCGGCACCGTCGGCGGCACGGGCGGCGACGTCACCCTGAAGCTGGTGGCCGCCGACTACAACCTCGACGGCGGCGACGGCACGAAGAAGTACTGGGACAAGCTCGCGAAGAAATTCGAGGCGAAGAACCCGGGCATCAAGGTTGACGTCCAGATCTACTCCTGGGACGACGTCGACCGCAAGGTCGGCGAGATGGTCAAGGCGGGCGAGGCCCCGGACATGGCGCAGATCGGTGCGTACGCCGACTACGCCGCCGACGGCAAGCTCTACTCCGTGCCCGAAATGCTCTCCATCCCCACCCAGGCCAACTTCGTGAACGCCCTCGCCGAGACCGGCAAGGTCAACCGCGTCCAGTACGGCATGCCCTTCGTCGCCAGCACCCGCCAGCTCTTCTACAACAAGACCCTCTTCGAGAAGGCCGGCATCAGCGGCGCCCCGGAGACCTGGAACGAGCTCGCCGCCGACGCGAAGAAGCTCAAGGGCAAGGGCGTGAACTACCCGTTCGCGCTGCCCCTCGGCCCCGAAGAGGCCCAGGCCGAGACCCTCAACTGGATGCTGGCCGGCGGCTCCGGCTACGTCGACGACATCGGTACGTACTCCCTCAACTCGGCCGACAACATCAACGCGTTCGAGTTCCTCAAGACCAAGCTCGTCATGCCCGGCCTGACCGGCCCCGTCGCCCCCGGCAAGCTCAACCGCAAGGCCGCCTTCGAAGCCTTCGCCAAGGGCGAGGTCGGCATGCTCAACGGCCACCCGTCGCTGATGCAGCAGGCCGAGAAGAACGGCGTGAAGTACGAGATGGCGCCGCTGCCCTCCTCCGACGGCAAGGCCCGGCCCTCGATGGGCGTCGCCGACTGGATGATGGGCTTCAAGCAGAACGGTCACCGCAAGGAGATCGGCAAGTTCCTCGACTTCGCCTTCGACGACGAGAACGTCCTCGCCTTCGCCGACGAGTTCGACCTGCTGCCCGTCACCGTCTCCGCATCCGAGAAGATGGCTGCCGACAGCAAGCACCAGAAGGTGCACAAGTTCCTGGAAGCGCTGTCGTCCTCGCAGTCGTACCCGTCCGCCAAGACGTCCTGGGCGAGGGTCAGCGAGAACATCAAGCAGGAGATCGGCAACGCCGTCGAGCCGAACAACACCCCGGGCGCCGTCCTCGGCGTCCTCTCCCGCGAGGCGGCGGCGCTGGACAGCGCGGCGCTCCAGTAG
- a CDS encoding SIS domain-containing protein yields MSRTAVEIATQPTCWRRAAEYAADFEGLPLPGERVAITGCGTSWFMAMAYAALREASGQGETDAFASSEFPVGRSYDRVVAITRSGTTSEVLALLAEVKGTTPTLALTGDPKTPIMDAADTIAVLDWADEESVVQTRFATTALAFLRAGLERTGTLAPGVKTVTEAAVDAELAITEPLPESVTSAEQWTFLGRGWTYGLAQEAGLKMREAAGAWTESYPAMEYRHGPISITGPNRVAWMFGTLPEGLAGDVARVGGTVVAHASADPMADLIRAQRLAVVLAESKGYDPDHPRNLSRSVILG; encoded by the coding sequence ATGTCCCGCACCGCAGTTGAGATAGCCACACAGCCGACCTGTTGGCGGCGCGCCGCTGAGTACGCGGCCGACTTCGAGGGGCTTCCCCTGCCTGGTGAGCGCGTTGCGATCACCGGCTGCGGCACTTCGTGGTTCATGGCGATGGCGTACGCGGCACTGCGCGAGGCGTCGGGCCAGGGCGAGACCGACGCCTTCGCCTCGTCCGAATTCCCGGTCGGCCGCTCGTACGACCGTGTGGTGGCAATCACGCGCTCGGGCACGACGAGCGAGGTGCTGGCGCTGCTCGCGGAGGTCAAGGGCACCACTCCCACCCTGGCCCTCACCGGCGACCCCAAAACGCCCATCATGGACGCGGCGGACACGATCGCCGTCCTCGACTGGGCGGACGAGGAGTCGGTCGTCCAGACCCGCTTCGCGACGACGGCTCTCGCTTTCCTGCGGGCGGGCCTGGAGCGCACGGGCACGCTGGCACCGGGCGTGAAGACGGTGACGGAGGCGGCCGTCGACGCGGAACTGGCGATCACTGAGCCGCTCCCGGAGTCCGTCACCTCGGCCGAGCAGTGGACCTTCCTGGGCCGCGGCTGGACGTACGGGCTGGCCCAGGAGGCCGGCCTGAAGATGCGCGAGGCGGCGGGCGCGTGGACGGAGTCGTACCCGGCCATGGAGTACCGCCACGGCCCGATCTCCATCACGGGCCCGAACCGGGTGGCGTGGATGTTCGGCACGCTGCCGGAGGGGCTGGCGGGAGACGTCGCACGCGTCGGCGGAACGGTCGTCGCGCACGCGTCGGCGGACCCCATGGCCGACCTGATCCGCGCGCAGCGGCTGGCGGTGGTCCTGGCCGAGTCGAAGGGCTACGACCCGGACCACCCGCGGAATCTGTCGCGCAGCGTGATCCTGGGCTGA